The following are encoded together in the Jaculus jaculus isolate mJacJac1 chromosome 3, mJacJac1.mat.Y.cur, whole genome shotgun sequence genome:
- the Cystm1 gene encoding LOW QUALITY PROTEIN: cysteine-rich and transmembrane domain-containing protein 1 (The sequence of the model RefSeq protein was modified relative to this genomic sequence to represent the inferred CDS: inserted 2 bases in 1 codon; substituted 3 bases at 3 genomic stop codons): MNPENPPPYPSPGPIVPXPSYVPQPVXNVWGLYPLPQWYSNQXYQQYGXQGRPQEPFKTTVYVVEDQRRDDLGTSTCPIACWTVLCCCCLWDILI; this comes from the exons ATGAACCCAGAGAACCCTCCACCATATCCGAGTCCAGGCCCAATAGTCCCATAACCATCTTATGTACCACAACCAGT GAATGTATGGGGGCTCTACCCACTTCCTCAGTGGTACTCCAACCAATGATATCAACAATATGGCTAGCAAGGTAGACCTCAGGAGCCTTTTAAGACCACAGTATATGTGGTAGAAGACCAAAGAAGAGATGACCTGGGCACATCCACCTGCCCGATAGCCTGCTGGACTGTTCTTTGTTGTTGCTGCCTCTGGGACATACTCATCTGA